One window of Cryptococcus neoformans var. grubii H99 chromosome 11, complete sequence genomic DNA carries:
- a CDS encoding phosphatase, translating to MSVFTKSAFTMSALPSPNTSQPPSAAPSRRGSFANGLASGQLTPVTDPHIVSINVESVLFDMDGTLINSSPAVVKAWELFAEKYPLDLDDILRSAHGMRTIDVLKKWCKITDPELLASEVIRFETAILNSAEDIAKHSGKAGIEVLPGVAKLLADLGEEADKRDGEEKWAICTSSTYFYAGKAIPIAGLPTPKVFVTADSVTRGKPFPDPYLLGASGCNASPFESLVVEDAPTGIRSGKASGALVLATCTSHEREELERERPDFLVDDLSHVKASWDAATNTFNLIIEQPIDRYTPRPTPDVTPVITPAMSRSNSFSGVGQDRPSVRNTQTIMKGSDDLTGNDSVVGSPAASRPGSPGADDSVEKRAEMEFHRRASQSGQAGVTLDAFRRALAGNAAKRRAQSQGEMSQDE from the exons ATGTCCGTCTTCACCAAGTCTGCCTTCACCATGTCCGCTCTCCCCTCCCCCAACACCTCCCAGCCTCCCTCCGCCGCCCCCTCTCGCCGTGGCTCTTTCGCCAACGGTCTTGCCTCTGGTCAGCTCACACCCGTGACGGACCCTCACATTGTCTCCATCAACGTCGAGTCGGTATTGTTTGACATGGACGGCACTTTGATCAATTCCAGTCCCGCCGTCGTTAAAGCCTGGGAGCTGTTTGCCGAAAAGTACCCTCTTGATTTGGATGACATTCTCAGAT CTGCTCACGGCATGAGAACCATTGATGTGCTCAAGAAGTGGTGCAAGATCACTGATCCCGAGTTACTTGCTTCCGAGGTCATTCGTTTCGAAACCGCCATTCTCAACTCCGCTGAGGACATTGCCAAGCACTCAGGCAAGGCCGGTATTGAGGTTCTTCCAGGTGTTGCGAAACTCCTTGCGGATTTGGGTGAAGAGGCCGACAAGCGCGATGGCGAAGAAAAATGGGCAATTTGCACTAGCT CAACATATTTCTACGCCGGTAAGGCAATTCCTATTGCTGGGCTGCCCACCCCCAAAGTGTTTGTGACTGCCGATTCCGTCACTCGAGGGAAGCCATTCCCTGACCCTTACTTACTGGGTGCTTCGGGCTGCAATGCCTCTCCTTTCGAGT CTCTTGTCGTTGAAGATGCCCCCACTGGTATTCGATCAGGCAAGGCGTCTGGTGCCCTTGTCCTCGCCACTTGTACTTCCCACGAACGTGAGGAGCTCGAGCGTGAACGACCCGACTTCCTTGTCGATGATCTTTCTCACGTTAAGGCATCTTGGGATGCCGCCACCAACACTTTCAATTTGATCATTGAGCAACCTATCGACCGATACACACCCCGCCCAACTCCCGATGTCACTCCCGTTATCACTCCGGCTATGTCCAGGTCAAATTCTTTCTCGGGCGTTGGCCAGGATCGTCCTAGTGTTCGCAACACTCAGACAATCATGAAGGGAAGTGATGACCTTACTGGCAACGACTCTGTTGTCGGCTCTCCAGCTGCCAGCAGACCCGGATCTCCTGGCGCCGACGACAGTGTCGAGAAGCGCGCGGAAATGGAGTTCCACAGACGTGCGAGCCAGTCCGGTCAAGCTGGCGTGACTCTCGATGCTTTCCGACGTGCATTGGCGGGTAACGCTGCCAAGAGGAGGGCTCAAAGTCAAGGCGAAATGTCTCAGGACGAGTAA
- a CDS encoding glycerol-3-phosphate dehydrogenase (NAD()) has product MSAPSTAPSSPEVVQQFSDLDIGSTVTTPAVTRPSSPSPPSLPPSPLSSGKHKIAVIGSGSWGTALAKIAAENAWRRKDEFHSEVRMWVREKIVNGKPLTHIINKTHLNSRYLPDVVLPRNLVAVPHLKDVVKDATLIVFVVPHQFLHTVLNELARPGVLLRGAKAVSAIKGVEVNGTDIQTFASLIEAKVGLPCSALSGANIALEVAMGQFCETTIGCPTSDQSLLWHAVFNAPSFRVNAVEDVSGVSLAGALKNIVALAAGMVDGLGLGGNTKAAIMRIGLKEMTQFCLEFFEGSQPETFSNESAGVADLTVTCFSGRNRKCAEEFVKSGQPFDVIERKLLNGQKLQGTATAEEVNAFLVARKRAHAYPLFEKVYKIAFEGMPPKNLVVGL; this is encoded by the exons ATGTCTGCCCCCTCTACGgccccttcctcccctgAGGTTGTTCAGCAGTTCTCTGACCTCGATATCGGTTCTACCGTCACAACCCCAG CGGTGAcccgtccttcttctccttcacccccatcactccctccttctccgcttTCCAGTGGTAAGCACAAAATTGCCGTCATCGGTTCTGGATCATGGGGAACTGCTCTCGCCAAaattgctgccgagaaTGCCTGGCGCCGCAAAGACGAGTTCCACTCCGAGGTTAGGATGTGGGTGCGTGAGAAGATT GTGAACGGCAAGCCTCTTACgcacatcatcaacaaaaCGCACCTTAACTCGCGATATCTTCCCGATGTCGTTCTTCCTCGGAACCTTGTTGCCGTTCCGCATCTTAAAGACGTCGTTAAGGATGCGACTctcatcgtcttcgtcgTACCTCATCAATTCCTGCATACCGTTCTTAATGAACTTGCGAGACCCGGCGTTCTTTTACGCGGTGCTAAGGCTGTGAGCGCCATCAAAGGCGTGGAGGTGAACGGTACCGATATTCAGACTTTTGCTAGCTTGATTGAAGCCAAAGTTGGGTTGCCGTGCTCAGCCTTGAGCGGTGCCAATATCGCCCTTGAAG TGGCTATGGGTCAATTCTGCGAAACAACTATCGGTTGCCCTACATCCGACCAATCTCTGTTATGGCACGCCGTCTTCAACGCGCCTTCTTTCCGGGTCAATGCCGTGGAGGACGTCAGCGGAGTGTCTCTTGCCGGTGCACTTAAAAACATAGTGGCACTCGCTGCCGGTATGGTGGACGGCTTGGGATTAGGAGGTAACACCAAGGCTGCCATTATGCGAATCGGgctgaaggagatgaccCAATTCTGTTTGGAGTTCTTTGAGGGCAGTCAACCTGAAAC ATTTTCCAACGAATCCGCAGGTGTCGCTGACCTTACCGTCACTTGTTTCTCGGGGAGGAATCGAAAATGCGCTGAAGAGTTTGTCAAGTCTGGGCAGCCATTTGATGTTATTGAGAGGAAGTTGCTCAACGGTCAGAAACTTCAAGGTACCGCCACAGCCGAAGAAGTCAATGCGTTCCTCGTTGCGCGAAAGCGTGCCCATGCCTATCCGTTGTTCGAAAAGGTATACAAGATTGCTTTCGAGGGCATGCCCCCAAAGAACCTTGTTGTGGGGTTGTAA
- a CDS encoding E3 ubiquitin-protein ligase RNF14, whose product MDDHGILHQCESMQEDELTVLESIYPGQIKIHPNPGNKPGRMLTLTLPVTLSSPTKISISTASNNGESSTPLLTLSHLPALSLCVALPDTYPLLVPPTPILLRAPLFKGHDDKLGSWLLQNDLKEIKDRLRCMWDDDKEALDQGQGVLWKWWDWVVNGDFLRETQRLIHDVLTLTVPPPLSPATLFTALKSYNSHQIQNEFEQTAFPCSICWENRKGGRCVEMPGCGCIFCTECLGECWTLAISEGTLEAVACPSVACVKQRATNEKASLLDQGVTAQLVEKVVGKELREKWEIFKDRRIVEIDPSFCICPQPKCQAAVPPPTPPGTCGNSSAPKAIRLADLTKPSSGSLHLPADVSTGSGQSVSLAEDRWAAYRLCPKCNFSFCLYCSSTWHGPHTVCSLPQASQLVLEYLKYPEGSERRLAMERQRGKANLERMVAKWREDEMNKQWLHSRTKACPSCSVRVEKSVGCNHMQCGRCSAHFCYLCGESIKPTDPYKHFNAPGQPCYQKLFEAMDLEDVFDPVLNLEQFTEDDLLLFD is encoded by the exons ATGGACGATCATGGAATCCTTCATCAGTGCGAGAGTATGCAGGAGGACGAGTTGACTGTACTGGAG TCTATATATCCTGGTCAGATCAAAATACATCCCAATCCAGGCAACAAGCCAGGGCGTATGTTGACTCTGACATTACCTGTCACATTATCTTCACCGACTAAGATCTCCATTTCAACCGCAAGTAACAATGGGGAATCGTCAACACCGCTCTTGACTTTATCTCATCTCCCAGCATTATCTCTCTGTGTCGCGCTTCCGGATACCTACCCCTTGCTTGTGCCCCCTACTCCAATATTACTCCGCGCCCCTCTTTTCAAGGGACATGATGACAAATTAGGAAGCTGGTTACTTCAAAACGATTTGAAGGAAATTAAAGACAGGCTTCGATGCATGTGGGACGACGATAAAGAGGCTTTGGATCAAGGGCAAGGTGTATTATGGAAGTGGTGGGACTGGGTTGTTAATGGGGACTTCCTTCGGGAAACTCAGAGGCTTATACATGATGTTCTTAC ATTGACAgtccctcctccactctcGCCCGCCACATTATTTACGGCTTTGAAGTCATATAATTCACATCAAATTCAAAATGAATTCGAACAAACGGCATTTCCTTGTTCGATTTGCTGGGAGAATCGTAAAGGCGGCCGATGCGTGGAAATGCCGGGATGTGGTTGTATATT TTGCACCGAGTGCCTCGGTGAATGTTGGACATTAGCCATATCCGAGGGTACCCTTGAAGCAGTTGCCTGCCCCAGTGTAGCATGTGTCAAGCAAAGGGCGACGAACGAAAAAGCAAGTCTGTTGGACCAAGGCGTCACAGCCCAGCTTGTGGAAAAAGTAGTTGGCAAGGAATTGCGAGAGAAATGGGAGATTTTCAAGGATAGACGGATAGTCGAGATCGACCCTTCATTCTGCATTTGCCCTCAGCCAAAGTGCCAAGCGGCTGTTCCTCCCCCCACACCGCCCGGGACATGCGGTAACTCATCAGCGCCCAAGGCCATTCGCCTTGCCGACCTTACTAAACCCTCTTCCGGTTCTTTACACCTACCTGCAGATGTTTCAACGGGGTCCGGACAGTCCGTATCTTTGGCCGAAGACAGATGGGCCGCATATCGCCTGTGTCCCAAATGCAATTTTTCATTTTGCCTCTATTGTTCATCGACATGGCACGGACCGCATACAGTctgctctcttcctcagGCTTCACAACTCGTTTTGGAGTACTTGAAATATCCAGAAGGAAGCGAAAGGAGATTGGCGATGGAAAGGCAGAGAGGGAAAGCGAACTTGGAAAGAATGGTGGCCAAGTGGAGAGAGGACGAAATGAACAAGCAATGGTTGCATTCGAGAACTAAAGCTTGCCCCAGCTGCAGTGTGCGCGTGGAGAAAAG TGTTGGTTGTAACCACATGCAGTGCGGACGATGCTCTGCCCATTTTTGCTACCTATGCGGCGAATCGATCAAGCCCACTGATCCATACAAACATTTCAATGCACCAGGCCAACCATGTTACCAAAAGCTGTTCGAGGCGATGGATCTTGAAGACGTTTTTGATCCTGTTCTCAACCTAGAGCAATTCACTGAAGATGACCTACTTCTGTTCGATTGA